The Hymenobacter psoromatis genome contains a region encoding:
- a CDS encoding SDR family NAD(P)-dependent oxidoreductase, with product MHPQLVALVTGANQGIGLQIAKDLVAHGYTVLVGSRSLQNGKDAAQTIGPAAHALQLDVTQPASIAAAAARIRHAFGRLDVLVNNAGIAQAGQPGRSNEAIMQDSRASSASLDEVRAVFETNVFGVIAVTQAMLPLLREAPTARIVNVGSPLGSLTLNADPAFPYRQAYSVVYAASKTALNAVTLAFAIDLAQTNIKVNIASPGSTKTAMNSAGTDTVEQGAQYIVRVVLDETEPTGTFTGPGGSLPW from the coding sequence ATGCACCCCCAACTTGTTGCCCTGGTTACCGGGGCCAACCAAGGTATTGGCCTCCAGATTGCCAAGGACCTCGTAGCGCACGGCTACACCGTACTGGTGGGCTCGCGCAGCCTCCAAAACGGCAAAGACGCGGCGCAGACCATTGGCCCGGCGGCTCATGCTCTGCAACTCGACGTGACACAGCCGGCCTCGATTGCCGCCGCCGCGGCGCGTATCCGGCACGCGTTCGGCCGGCTCGACGTGCTTGTCAACAACGCCGGTATTGCCCAGGCGGGCCAACCAGGCCGCTCGAACGAAGCAATCATGCAGGATAGCCGTGCGAGCAGCGCCTCGCTCGACGAGGTACGGGCCGTCTTCGAGACGAACGTGTTTGGGGTAATTGCCGTCACCCAGGCTATGCTGCCGCTGCTGCGGGAAGCGCCCACCGCCCGCATCGTCAATGTCGGGAGCCCGCTCGGCTCGCTTACCTTAAACGCGGACCCGGCCTTCCCGTACCGGCAGGCGTACAGCGTGGTGTATGCCGCCTCGAAAACCGCGCTCAATGCCGTGACGCTGGCCTTCGCCATTGACCTGGCGCAAACCAACATCAAAGTCAACATAGCGAGTCCGGGCTCGACGAAAACGGCCATGAACAGTGCCGGCACTGATACGGTTGAACAAGGAGCTCAATACATCGTGCGCGTGGTTCTCGACGAGACCGAGCCGACCGGCACCTTCACCGGACCGGGTGGCTCGCTGCCCTGGTAG
- a CDS encoding Crp/Fnr family transcriptional regulator — protein sequence MKEFFAYLLQFGRLTQPQQDLIAHQASRVTLRKGDYFVAQQVGFVEAGVLRVGSYTEQGEELTSYFIEEQHPLLDIRPPEAAGTPSPCLAQALTHCQLVVFSAQQWQAFAQLIPGWEVITQKILAQALRVKMERVLPLVVQDAAARYRSFLITYPHLANRVPLAYVAAYLGMTQSSLSRIRKNI from the coding sequence ATGAAAGAGTTCTTCGCTTATTTACTGCAATTCGGCCGCTTGACCCAGCCCCAGCAAGACCTAATAGCTCACCAAGCTTCCCGCGTTACCTTGCGCAAAGGCGACTATTTCGTGGCGCAACAGGTGGGCTTCGTAGAGGCGGGCGTGCTGCGGGTGGGTTCCTATACCGAGCAGGGGGAAGAGCTTACCAGCTACTTCATCGAGGAGCAGCACCCGCTGCTGGACATCCGGCCGCCGGAAGCCGCCGGCACCCCTTCGCCCTGCTTGGCGCAGGCCCTCACCCATTGTCAGCTCGTGGTCTTCTCTGCGCAGCAGTGGCAAGCCTTTGCTCAGCTTATTCCCGGCTGGGAGGTTATCACGCAGAAAATTCTTGCGCAGGCGCTACGAGTGAAGATGGAACGCGTCCTACCCCTGGTGGTCCAGGATGCCGCCGCCCGCTATCGGTCTTTCCTCATTACGTATCCGCACCTCGCTAACCGCGTGCCGCTGGCCTACGTGGCCGCTTATCTGGGCATGACCCAGTCGTCCCTGAGTCGGATAAGAAAGAACATCTAG
- a CDS encoding SDR family NAD(P)-dependent oxidoreductase translates to MKKLHGKVAVVTGATSGMALATAKLFVEQGASVFITGRRQPELDAAVQVIGHDVTGVRCDSANLADLDRLFETVRRERGKLDILFASAGYAAPGPTLGTITEAHFDQNFNLNAKGTLFTVQKALPLLQDGASVIMTGTMATTKAVPGLSAYSASKAALHQFARVWSLELKSRKIRFHVISPGPINTPIVAGLTPGQVAGYEVQVPFSRMGEPVEIAEAALFLASDDSTFITGTELTVDGGISLT, encoded by the coding sequence ATGAAAAAACTCCACGGCAAGGTGGCCGTCGTCACAGGCGCTACCAGCGGTATGGCCCTGGCCACCGCGAAATTATTTGTGGAACAGGGAGCCTCCGTGTTTATCACAGGGCGGCGGCAGCCGGAACTAGACGCAGCCGTGCAAGTCATTGGGCACGACGTAACCGGCGTGCGCTGCGATTCGGCCAACCTCGCCGACCTCGACCGACTGTTTGAGACTGTGCGGCGCGAGCGGGGCAAGCTGGACATCCTGTTTGCCAGCGCGGGCTATGCCGCGCCCGGCCCCACACTGGGCACCATCACCGAAGCGCACTTCGACCAAAATTTTAACCTGAACGCGAAAGGCACGCTTTTTACCGTGCAAAAGGCACTGCCGCTTTTGCAGGACGGGGCTTCGGTCATCATGACTGGTACAATGGCCACTACCAAAGCGGTGCCCGGCCTGAGCGCGTACAGCGCCAGCAAAGCGGCCTTGCATCAGTTTGCCCGCGTGTGGTCGCTGGAGTTAAAAAGCCGCAAAATTCGCTTCCACGTCATCAGCCCCGGCCCCATTAACACGCCCATTGTGGCCGGTTTGACGCCGGGACAGGTGGCGGGCTACGAGGTGCAGGTGCCCTTCAGCCGCATGGGGGAGCCAGTCGAGATTGCTGAAGCGGCCTTATTTCTGGCCTCGGATGACTCCACGTTCATCACCGGCACCGAGTTGACTGTGGACGGGGGTATCTCGCTGACGTAG
- a CDS encoding nuclear transport factor 2 family protein: MTTQQLADRLVHLCRQGLNAQARAELYADTAVSLKPENGTFRPVRGLEAIQAEGAAFLNLVETMHELVVSAPLLGERYFSVAMQMDMTLRGPGRQQVSEICVYQVADGKIVQEQFFF, encoded by the coding sequence ATGACCACCCAACAACTGGCCGACCGCCTCGTGCATCTTTGCCGGCAGGGCCTGAACGCGCAGGCCCGCGCCGAGCTGTACGCCGACACGGCCGTGAGCCTCAAGCCGGAAAACGGCACCTTCCGCCCCGTGCGGGGCCTGGAGGCCATTCAGGCGGAAGGGGCCGCCTTCCTGAACTTGGTAGAAACGATGCACGAGTTGGTCGTTTCGGCCCCCTTGCTGGGGGAGCGGTATTTCAGCGTGGCCATGCAAATGGATATGACCCTGCGCGGCCCCGGCCGCCAGCAGGTGAGCGAAATCTGCGTTTACCAGGTGGCGGACGGGAAAATTGTGCAGGAGCAGTTTTTCTTTTAA